One Bradyrhizobium manausense DNA segment encodes these proteins:
- a CDS encoding bifunctional [glutamine synthetase] adenylyltransferase/[glutamine synthetase]-adenylyl-L-tyrosine phosphorylase: MNHSAPGNADKHGESLAARFVEAPHIAASTSDERRFDTWLAELEPAQSARLEALLVHPFARNILGGIAEFSPYLFDLVRADPPRLIRLLECEPDAHLAGLIAGARAAVLAAPDEAEVMRLLRRMKAEAALLIALCDIGGVWPVMRVTAALTDLAVSSVQAALQYLLRQEAARGKLMPPDPEAPEIGCGLIVLAMGKMGAGELNYSSDIDLIVFFDPDATTVAPDIEPQPFFVRVTQGMARILQQRTYDGYVFRVDLRLRPDPSSTQVAISRDAALNYYEREGRTWERAAMIKARACAGDPKAGDALLAEIAPFVWRKHLDFAALADVHDMKRQMQTYRGQSEISVEGHNVKVGRGGIREIEFFAQTQQLIAGGRHPELRVRPTRAALNILASSNWITSAARDELTTAYEFLRRVEHRLQMIADEQTHALPEDKDAVERFAWFFGYDRRETFARDLLRQLEIVQGHYEKLFEGDDPTGTASLPALDYSAGPDDPRLLQYLSTLGFKKPAALAQTIRDWITGDYRVFRNEQTRNAFVEFVPVLIDGLAHAEEPDRAVVAFDDFLRALQRGGRLITLLGQNRDLVALVALVLGAAPRLGEMLARQPQLMDGLIDPRFFGAMPDKRELSARLATTVHDAGSYEEFLDRLRLFGQESLFLIGTRILSGTVSAQQASTAFADVAEGIVHTVHGLVADRFAAQHGRIKGQETAIIAMGRLGSREMTASSDLDLILLYDFDSENPDSDGERSLQGAHYFARLTQRLISAFTTRTNYGVLYEIDMRLRPSGRAGPVASSLVSFADYQANEAWTWEHMALTRARVVSASPEFAARIEHIIREVLTRRRDPAITANDVADMRRAIAQEKGETDYWDLKYASGGMVDIDFIAQYLQLVHAHDKPDILDVGTVQVLENAARLGVLPQSEVEILRAAARLYHDLTQILRLCVSDGFKAETAGTDLQRVMARAGDAPDFSSLEARVRETQAEVRRVFTALLEGEPSA, encoded by the coding sequence ATGAACCACTCCGCGCCGGGAAACGCGGACAAGCATGGTGAGAGCCTGGCCGCGCGCTTCGTGGAGGCTCCCCATATTGCCGCTTCCACATCAGACGAACGACGTTTCGACACCTGGCTGGCCGAGCTCGAGCCGGCGCAATCGGCTCGTCTGGAAGCGCTGCTGGTCCATCCCTTTGCCCGGAACATTCTCGGGGGAATCGCGGAATTCTCGCCTTATTTGTTCGATCTGGTGCGCGCCGATCCGCCGCGCCTGATCCGTTTGTTGGAATGCGAGCCGGATGCGCATCTCGCTGGGCTGATCGCAGGAGCGAGGGCCGCTGTGCTGGCCGCACCCGACGAGGCTGAGGTGATGCGGCTGCTTCGCCGCATGAAGGCGGAGGCGGCGCTGCTGATCGCGCTGTGCGACATCGGCGGGGTCTGGCCGGTGATGCGGGTGACGGCCGCGTTGACCGACCTCGCGGTGTCCTCGGTGCAGGCGGCGCTCCAGTACCTGCTGCGGCAGGAAGCCGCACGCGGCAAGCTCATGCCACCCGATCCCGAGGCGCCGGAAATCGGATGCGGCCTGATCGTGCTTGCCATGGGCAAGATGGGCGCGGGCGAGCTGAACTATTCCAGCGACATCGATCTCATCGTGTTCTTCGACCCTGATGCCACGACGGTCGCGCCCGACATCGAGCCGCAGCCATTCTTCGTCCGCGTGACGCAAGGCATGGCACGCATCCTCCAGCAGCGCACCTATGACGGCTATGTGTTCCGCGTCGATCTGAGGCTCCGTCCTGATCCGTCCTCGACGCAGGTCGCAATCTCGCGCGACGCCGCGCTGAACTATTACGAGCGGGAAGGGCGTACCTGGGAGCGTGCGGCGATGATCAAGGCGCGCGCCTGCGCCGGCGATCCCAAAGCGGGTGACGCGCTGCTCGCCGAAATCGCGCCGTTCGTCTGGCGCAAGCACCTCGACTTTGCCGCGCTTGCCGACGTGCACGACATGAAGCGGCAGATGCAGACCTATCGCGGCCAGAGCGAAATCTCGGTCGAGGGCCACAACGTCAAGGTCGGCCGCGGCGGCATCCGCGAGATCGAGTTCTTTGCCCAGACCCAGCAACTGATCGCGGGCGGTCGCCATCCGGAATTGCGGGTGCGACCGACGCGTGCAGCGCTCAACATTCTTGCGTCCAGCAACTGGATCACCTCTGCCGCGCGCGACGAACTGACCACAGCATATGAGTTCCTGCGCCGGGTCGAGCATCGCCTTCAGATGATCGCCGACGAGCAGACCCATGCGCTGCCGGAGGACAAGGATGCGGTCGAACGCTTCGCCTGGTTCTTCGGCTATGACCGCCGCGAGACGTTTGCGCGCGACCTGCTGCGACAGCTCGAGATCGTCCAGGGGCACTACGAAAAGCTGTTCGAGGGCGATGACCCGACCGGCACGGCAAGCCTGCCGGCACTCGATTACAGCGCGGGTCCCGATGATCCGCGCCTGCTGCAATATTTGAGCACGCTCGGCTTCAAGAAGCCGGCCGCCCTTGCGCAGACAATCCGCGACTGGATCACCGGCGACTACCGCGTGTTCCGCAACGAGCAGACGCGAAACGCCTTCGTCGAGTTCGTGCCGGTTCTGATCGACGGTCTTGCGCATGCCGAGGAGCCGGACCGCGCCGTGGTGGCGTTCGACGACTTTCTCCGGGCGCTCCAGCGCGGCGGCCGGCTGATCACGCTGCTCGGCCAGAACCGCGATCTCGTCGCGCTGGTGGCGCTCGTGCTGGGCGCCGCGCCTCGGCTTGGTGAGATGCTGGCGCGGCAGCCGCAATTGATGGACGGTCTGATCGATCCGCGCTTCTTCGGTGCGATGCCGGACAAGCGGGAATTGTCGGCGCGGCTTGCGACCACGGTGCACGATGCTGGCTCCTACGAGGAGTTTCTGGATCGTTTGCGGCTGTTCGGGCAGGAGAGCCTGTTCCTGATCGGCACGCGCATCCTCTCCGGCACCGTCTCGGCGCAGCAGGCGAGCACGGCCTTCGCCGACGTCGCCGAGGGCATCGTTCACACCGTGCATGGCCTCGTCGCCGATCGCTTCGCCGCCCAGCACGGCCGGATCAAGGGGCAGGAGACCGCGATCATCGCGATGGGCCGGCTCGGCAGCCGTGAGATGACGGCGTCGTCGGATCTCGACCTGATCCTGCTCTATGACTTCGACAGCGAGAACCCGGACTCCGACGGAGAGAGGTCACTCCAGGGCGCGCATTATTTCGCTCGCCTGACCCAGCGCCTGATCAGCGCCTTCACGACCCGCACCAATTACGGTGTGCTCTACGAGATCGACATGCGGCTGCGGCCCTCGGGGCGCGCGGGTCCCGTGGCATCGAGCCTCGTTTCATTTGCGGACTACCAGGCCAACGAAGCCTGGACCTGGGAGCACATGGCGTTGACGCGCGCGCGCGTGGTGTCGGCATCGCCCGAATTCGCCGCGCGGATCGAGCACATCATCCGCGAAGTCCTGACCCGCCGTCGCGACCCAGCGATTACGGCCAACGACGTCGCCGACATGCGCCGCGCGATCGCGCAGGAGAAGGGCGAGACCGACTATTGGGATCTGAAGTACGCCTCCGGCGGCATGGTCGACATCGATTTCATCGCGCAATATCTCCAGCTCGTTCATGCCCATGACAAGCCTGACATTCTCGACGTCGGCACGGTGCAGGTGCTGGAGAATGCCGCAAGACTCGGCGTGCTGCCGCAATCCGAAGTGGAGATCCTGCGCGCCGCAGCACGGCTCTATCACGACCTGACGCAGATCCTGCGGCTCTGCGTCAGCGACGGCTTCAAGGCGGAAACGGCAGGCACCGACCTTCAGCGCGTGATGGCGCGCGCCGGCGACGCGCCCGATTTCTCGTCGCTGGAGGCGCGGGTGCGGGAAACGCAGGCCGAGGTGCGGCGCGTGTTCACCGCGCTTCTGGAAGGGGAGCCGTCTGCTTGA
- a CDS encoding formate dehydrogenase subunit delta, protein MSSPADRLVYMANQIGTFFRSQGHDKAVPGIADHIKKFWDPRMKRAIFAHLDAGGAGLEPNVLEALTSLKQTAPLPEAR, encoded by the coding sequence ATGTCGTCGCCTGCTGACCGCCTCGTCTACATGGCCAACCAGATCGGTACGTTCTTCCGCAGCCAGGGCCATGACAAGGCCGTGCCCGGGATCGCCGATCACATCAAGAAGTTCTGGGATCCCCGGATGAAGCGCGCGATCTTCGCGCATCTGGATGCCGGCGGCGCGGGCCTCGAACCGAACGTGCTCGAAGCCCTGACTTCGCTCAAGCAGACGGCTCCCCTTCCAGAAGCGCGGTGA
- the fdhD gene encoding formate dehydrogenase accessory sulfurtransferase FdhD: protein MHVPVQAIDREIWRDDTASEGTRLIPEETPLALTYNGGTYAVMMGTPQNLEDFAVGFSLDEGIIKSIDDIQSLDVVRLDDGIELRMWLEQDNAARISERRRHIAGPTGCGICGIDSIAQAIRPAAIVPQGQIFTPQQIMTAMQAIAPLQSINMQTRAVHAAAFWSPSQGIVALREDVGRHNALDKLAGSLARSRTAASEGMVLLTSRVSVEMVQKTAAIGAPVMVAVSAPTALAVRTATAAGITLIAIARCDGFEVFTHQGRITAHRAQEIVDVVAC from the coding sequence ATGCACGTGCCGGTCCAGGCGATCGATCGGGAAATCTGGCGCGATGACACCGCGTCCGAAGGGACGCGGCTGATCCCCGAGGAGACGCCGCTGGCGCTGACCTATAATGGCGGCACTTATGCCGTCATGATGGGGACGCCGCAGAACCTGGAAGATTTTGCGGTCGGCTTCAGCCTGGACGAAGGCATCATCAAATCCATCGACGATATCCAGTCGCTCGACGTGGTCCGTCTCGACGACGGCATCGAGCTGCGCATGTGGCTCGAGCAGGACAACGCCGCACGCATCAGTGAGCGCCGCCGCCACATCGCAGGTCCGACCGGCTGCGGCATTTGCGGCATCGACTCGATCGCGCAGGCCATACGCCCGGCCGCCATCGTGCCGCAGGGGCAGATCTTCACGCCGCAACAGATCATGACGGCGATGCAGGCGATCGCCCCCCTGCAATCGATCAACATGCAGACCCGCGCTGTTCACGCCGCAGCTTTCTGGTCGCCGTCGCAAGGCATCGTGGCCCTGCGCGAAGACGTCGGTCGGCACAACGCGCTCGACAAGCTCGCAGGTTCGCTGGCGCGCAGCCGCACGGCTGCGAGCGAAGGCATGGTGCTGCTGACGAGCCGGGTCTCGGTCGAGATGGTGCAGAAGACGGCCGCCATCGGTGCACCTGTCATGGTCGCGGTCTCCGCCCCCACCGCGCTTGCGGTCCGCACCGCCACGGCTGCCGGTATCACGCTGATTGCAATTGCCCGCTGCGACGGGTTTGAAGTGTTCACGCACCAGGGCCGCATCACGGCTCATCGTGCCCAGGAGATTGTCGATGTCGTCGCCTGCTGA
- the fdhF gene encoding formate dehydrogenase subunit alpha, protein MSLIEEIDFGTPRSKSGTMVTLTIDDKQVTVPEGTSIMRAAMEAGHQIPKLCATDMVDAFGSCRLCVVEIEGRAGTPASCTTPVMNGLVVHTQSERLKQLRKGVMELYISDHPLDCLTCGANGDCELQDMAGAVGLREVRYGYEGENHVFAKSNGEVNAAWMPKDESNPYFTYDPSKCIVCSRCVRACEEVQGTFALTISGRGFDSRVSPGMNESFLGSECVSCGACVQACPTATLTEKSVIEIGQPEHSVITTCAYCGVGCAFKAEMRGEEVVRMVPWKDGKANRGHSCVKGRFAWGYTTHKERILNPMIRERIEDPWREVSWDEALSFAAARMHGIQKKYGRDAIGGITSSRCTNEETYLVQKLIRAGFGNNNVDTCARVCHSPTGYGLSVTFGTSAGTQDFDSVEDTDVVMIIGANPASAHPVFASRLKKRLRQGAKLIVIDPRRTEMVESPHVKALHLSLMPGTNVAVLTALAHVIVTEGLVNEVFVRERCEWNEFEDWAAFVAQPNHSPEATAIMTGVDPKALREAARVYATGGNAAIYYGLGVTEHSQGSTTVIAIANLAMATGNIGRSGVGVNPLRGQNNVQGSCDMGSFPHELPGYRHIAIDSVRQQFEAAWNVKLNPEPGLRIPNMFDSAIEGTFMGLYVQGEDILQSDPNTKHVVSALSAMECVIVHDLFLNETANYAHVFLPGSTFLEKDGTFINAERRIQRVRKVMTPRNGYADWEVTLLLAKAMGFEMKYNHPSEIMDEIAALTPTFAGVSYEKLEQLGSVQWPCNEKAPEGTPVMHIDHFVRGKGKFIVTEYVATDERTGPRFPLLLTTGRILSQYNVGAQTRRTENVVWHAEDRLEIHPHDAEQRGVRDGDWVRLQSRAGETTLRAEITDRVAPGVVYTTFHHPDTQANVITTDYSDWATNCPEYKVTAVQISPSNGPSDWQKSYDEQARHSRRIAPAEAAE, encoded by the coding sequence ATGTCTCTGATCGAAGAAATCGACTTCGGCACGCCGCGCTCGAAATCGGGAACGATGGTCACGCTGACCATCGACGACAAGCAGGTCACGGTGCCCGAGGGCACGTCGATCATGCGTGCGGCGATGGAAGCCGGCCACCAGATCCCGAAGCTTTGCGCCACCGACATGGTCGATGCGTTCGGCTCCTGCCGGCTTTGCGTCGTCGAGATCGAGGGCCGCGCCGGCACGCCGGCCTCCTGCACCACGCCCGTCATGAACGGCCTCGTCGTCCACACTCAGAGCGAACGGCTGAAGCAGCTACGCAAGGGCGTGATGGAGCTCTATATCTCCGACCATCCGCTCGACTGCCTCACCTGCGGCGCCAACGGCGATTGCGAACTGCAGGACATGGCCGGCGCCGTGGGCCTGCGCGAAGTGCGCTATGGCTATGAGGGCGAGAACCATGTCTTCGCGAAATCCAACGGCGAGGTCAACGCCGCCTGGATGCCGAAGGACGAGTCCAATCCCTACTTCACCTACGATCCCTCCAAATGCATCGTCTGCTCGCGCTGTGTCCGCGCCTGCGAGGAAGTGCAAGGCACCTTTGCTTTGACGATTTCCGGCCGCGGCTTCGACAGCCGTGTTTCGCCGGGCATGAACGAGAGCTTCCTCGGCTCCGAATGCGTCTCCTGCGGCGCCTGCGTGCAGGCCTGCCCGACTGCGACGCTGACGGAAAAGTCGGTGATCGAGATCGGCCAGCCCGAGCACTCCGTCATCACCACCTGCGCCTATTGCGGCGTTGGCTGCGCCTTCAAGGCCGAAATGCGCGGCGAGGAAGTCGTCCGCATGGTGCCCTGGAAGGACGGCAAGGCCAATCGCGGCCACTCCTGCGTCAAGGGACGCTTTGCCTGGGGCTACACCACCCACAAGGAGCGCATTCTCAATCCAATGATCCGCGAACGGATCGAGGATCCCTGGCGCGAGGTGTCGTGGGATGAAGCGCTCTCGTTTGCCGCCGCCAGAATGCACGGCATTCAGAAGAAATACGGCCGCGACGCCATCGGCGGCATCACCTCCTCCCGCTGCACCAACGAGGAAACCTATCTGGTGCAGAAGCTGATCCGCGCCGGCTTCGGCAACAACAATGTCGATACCTGTGCCCGCGTGTGCCATTCGCCGACCGGCTACGGGCTTTCGGTCACGTTCGGCACCTCTGCGGGCACGCAGGATTTCGACTCGGTCGAAGATACCGACGTCGTCATGATCATCGGCGCCAATCCGGCGTCGGCTCACCCGGTGTTCGCCTCCCGTCTGAAGAAGCGGCTGCGCCAGGGTGCCAAGCTGATCGTGATCGATCCGCGCCGCACCGAGATGGTGGAATCGCCGCATGTGAAGGCGCTGCACCTGTCCCTGATGCCCGGCACCAACGTTGCCGTGCTCACGGCGCTCGCACACGTCATCGTCACCGAAGGACTCGTCAACGAAGTCTTCGTCCGCGAGCGTTGTGAATGGAACGAATTCGAGGACTGGGCCGCCTTCGTTGCGCAGCCAAACCACAGCCCCGAAGCGACCGCCATCATGACCGGGGTGGACCCGAAAGCGTTGCGCGAAGCTGCGCGCGTCTACGCGACCGGCGGCAATGCCGCGATCTATTACGGGCTCGGCGTCACCGAGCACAGCCAGGGCTCGACGACGGTGATCGCGATCGCCAATTTGGCGATGGCGACGGGCAATATCGGCCGCTCCGGTGTCGGTGTGAACCCGCTGCGCGGCCAGAACAACGTGCAGGGATCCTGCGACATGGGCTCGTTCCCGCACGAGCTGCCGGGCTATCGGCACATCGCGATCGACTCTGTTCGCCAGCAGTTCGAGGCCGCCTGGAACGTTAAGCTGAACCCGGAACCGGGATTGCGCATTCCGAACATGTTCGACTCCGCCATCGAAGGCACCTTCATGGGCCTCTATGTGCAGGGCGAGGACATCCTGCAGTCGGATCCCAACACCAAGCACGTGGTGTCGGCCTTGTCGGCGATGGAATGCGTCATCGTCCATGATCTCTTTCTGAACGAGACGGCCAACTACGCCCACGTGTTCCTGCCCGGCTCGACCTTCCTCGAAAAGGACGGAACATTCATCAACGCCGAGCGTCGTATCCAGCGTGTGCGCAAGGTGATGACGCCGCGCAACGGCTATGCGGACTGGGAGGTCACGCTCCTGCTCGCCAAGGCGATGGGCTTCGAGATGAAGTACAATCACCCGTCCGAGATCATGGACGAGATCGCGGCGCTGACGCCGACGTTCGCCGGCGTCTCCTACGAGAAGCTCGAACAGCTCGGCTCGGTACAGTGGCCATGCAACGAAAAGGCGCCCGAAGGCACGCCTGTGATGCATATCGACCACTTTGTGCGCGGCAAGGGCAAGTTCATCGTCACGGAATATGTGGCGACGGATGAACGAACCGGCCCCCGCTTCCCGCTGCTGCTCACCACGGGCCGCATTCTCAGCCAGTACAATGTCGGCGCGCAGACGAGGCGCACCGAGAACGTGGTCTGGCATGCCGAGGACCGGCTGGAGATCCATCCGCACGACGCCGAGCAACGCGGCGTGCGCGACGGCGACTGGGTGCGGCTGCAGAGCCGCGCCGGCGAGACCACGCTGCGTGCGGAGATCACCGACCGCGTCGCGCCCGGCGTCGTCTACACGACCTTCCATCACCCGGACACGCAGGCCAACGTGATCACCACGGATTATTCGGACTGGGCGACCAACTGTCCCGAATACAAGGTCACGGCGGTGCAGATCTCACCGTCGAACGGCCCGTCCGACTGGCAGAAGAGCTACGACGAGCAGGCGCGGCACTCCCGCCGCATCGCGCCGGCCGAGGCCGCGGAGTAA